Below is a window of Nicotiana tabacum cultivar K326 chromosome 19, ASM71507v2, whole genome shotgun sequence DNA.
GCTAAATGAATTTACAAAGAATGGGTCAACTATAGCTCCTATTGGATTGGGCCAACAACTTATTATCATAGAAGTGGGCCTAGCCGAATTTATTTTAGCCCAAAATCTTAAAGgtctgattttcttttgtttcgtCCTATCGGACAACTGGTCACAACTCCAATTGTCTTTGTCCCATTTCTGACTCAAATGTATTCTCAAGGCCTTACGTTACTACATTGAAATTAAataagaagaattaacccaaatagccgtccacctaatctcttaaactaaaaatagccgatggatgtataatatatgtataattagtATATAACATATGTATAACtatgtataaataatatataatttatgtatacctgctagaaaaagtaaatattgaatctgaccggctatttgtgtaacgaTCTTCAAGTTTATTCTAGTGGCCCAACATTTAATCCAAAATTCATTCTCAAATTACTACCACAGTAACCCAAATGTTACAAATGAAATCCAGTCCAAATTTTCAAACCCTACTCTTCTTTATTTGTTAGTTTACTCTATTAGTCTAACTGATCACTTCACAATACAAAATAAAGATAACACATTAAATTATTTAGTAGACTAATTACAACAAAATCAAATGAACCAAAAATATGAAAGGCATTTATGAGAGATTGAGCAAAGAAGCAAACAAGACTCTTAAGTGGAAGAAATCAATTAGAACAAATTCAATATTAACTCAATGAACTAAAAATGAAGAATAACAAAATATCAAATAGAATACTCACGAAACTTGAACGAAAACCATATAAACTGGAATGAAATAGGAAGACAGACCTTTATATTGACTGGATCAAACTTTACACTTTTGTAACTCAACCATCGAGCCGAGAACAAAGACCACGACCGCAAACCTTTGACGGCGGCTACCTCGATGGACCTCTGGAACCACAAAGAGTATCTGTAACCTCGAAACTCCAAAACTCTGATACTAGCACTCGGTGGTTATGGAGTTGTTTTGTGAGATGTGTTTGGACTGAATTTCGGCTGGGTTCTCAgttgattttttttgaaagaaagacgaagaaaaaATGACACTAATAAAAATTCCCTTATCGTAGAAGAAGCAAAAACATTTCTCTCTAATCCCTCCTTATTTCCTtacattttctcttctatttatacaaaaaatttcgaaaattttcagattAGTTTtaagattattttattattttattattttttaattaaaaataattctcacttcctatttttcttctttttaaaaataaaataaattccccactttcctttacttttatttttaaatttctcactaattacttttattatatttaaattctcacttttttaaacttttttttccacttattttacttttctttttttaatttccactttattttacttttttttaaacttttcacctacctttacttttaattttttaattccaactttattttactttttattttttaaattttcacattcttttacttttatttttttaatttttcactttcttttacttttttatttaataatttttacctacttttacttttattttttaattccatacttctacttttcctatttttttattcccatccgaaaattttaaaaatatatatttaattttttaaagttttttaaatttattttattttaaaataaagataaagataaaaataaaaataatattaatagtaataattgaccttttaaattatttttaatttttaccctatataaaaaaatgtaacaaagctaaaaaatatatatttaatttctaaaaatattacagagtagaaggtgataaaaatttaaatatagtaaAAGATTAGGTGCCCACATAGCTAATATATCGTACATCTAGGCTAAATTaagatttgattttggttttggtAGAGTGGATTGATAAATCATCCTATATATAACTGCAAATTAAGTATGCAGGTGAGTGGTGATGGCTACCAGATTATATTGATGCTACTAATGGAGCTTTGGAATTGGTTGTAAATCTTTCTATCTTCTCTGTCTTCttattcttgttttttctttcttaaatctCTATAAATTGATCCAATTAGTAATTTttttaacaacttgtttggatggttgtcacatattgtattgtatcgtattgttactttaaatacgatgtttgttttgattgttacttaaattttattgtatcgtatcgttaaatccgtcgttacgaCAAAATGTGCCACGTAACGACCGATTTTGTGTtgtcgcgtcgttaccttgtcttttctctcaatctcacccttcattattattaaataattttattttatcatttatcttacatttttatataccgtatcataatttttaaaaaataatattacaagtttattcttcatattgcttgTGTGTGATATCATAAAACGACGACGAACGATATAATCTatcaaaatattatatttatcaaacgatacagcacaatacaatacaatacattatgaaacgatacgtaacaatcatccaaacaagcaTAAAGGATCTCTCATGATGACTGATGCTGATCATATTATTGTACCAAGTACTAACAAAGGCACTAATGTTTGACCCAATAAAAAGAACAAAACCCgcgaaaatcaaacaaacattgtCATAGATAAACATAGAAACCGTAaaggaaatgaacaaacttgatcatcaacgatcagaaatacaaaagttaaaaaatagtacTCGAAAGAGAAAGAACACAACAACAGAGCATTTATTTTTGCAAGAAATTAAAACTGAACGTCTTCAAATTAAGCGGATGCATTAAATGGTGACGATACAGTTAGATGTAACTGTATCTTCGCGTGGTGGGCCGCTCAATCCCACAGTGAAAGAGCAGCCGCTCTTCCTTGAGCCTCAATCCGAGCACGAATTTGAGCTGCAATAATCTGTTCATGTGCTTCATTAGCTGCATTTATCATCTCCACTGCTGAATTTGTATTTGGATCTGGACtttgatttggatttggatttggatgcgGTTGCTGTATGGGGAAAACACCAACTTCAGGACTAATTGTACACGTCAAGTGCGACATAAAATCACAACCAGCGCAATAGTACAACCAATCGTCCGTCTTCATTATTACATTGCAGACATCACAACTATATACGATATTCTTATCTTCGAAAGGAGAACCAAAGAGGAGCTCCAATTGATGCGGGTGTTTGTCAACAAGTAATGAGCTCGGACAAGATGCACATTGCAAGTGAACATCAAATTCGCAACAAGCACAGCTAAAGCAAAATCCATTGCCAACAGAGCCACAAGCCTTGCAAGTATAAGAACGACTTGAGTAAGTTGGACTTGCGAGAAGGGTCAAAGGATGGGAAGAATGAGATGAGTGATCGAGGAAACGAGGAGCATTGAAGCAGTTCTCGTGGAGGAAATATTGGCAGCTACTGCAGCCGTAGAAATTAGGCTTGTTATTATTGTTTGGTTGCTCACAAGCATTGCAAGTGAGAGTTTCAACTTCTGTTGGATTCACAAGTTTCAAGATGTGGGAATGGCTGAAGTGTTGTTTACCTTGACTTGTTGAATCTCTACTCCAATTCCGTCTTCCCATTGATTTTCCTAGTAATTTTGTTCAATAAGGGATATATTGGAGAGGTAGCAAGTTTAGTGATTACACTGATTCGTAGTTACTTCTATTTATAGACATTAAACTGATTCTTAGTTGCTATGTATAGACATTAATTAACTACGATAATAACTTGGCCACGTTGTTCCTTCGACGACTTTGCTTTTATTGTTTTCCCCTTTACTAAGTCGTACTACAATATAATTTGGCCAATTGCTATTCAAAAACATATCTAAACATCTGTAGCATATTGACTGACTTAGCTATTATCCAAAATGGCTAACAgaatctctcttttttcttctttctatatTACTTATATAGTTATGTACAAAATGCGAGCATCTTTGAATTTTGACTTAGACTAAACGCTGTCTACTTGTTTGTTTTCTGAAGTTAATTTCCTTTCCCATTTCCTTCTCTCGCTTAGCTCTCTGAGCCTTTATAGGTGGCCGTGTGTAATACTGTTGTTGGGTGTACGAAGAAAGTAACATATTGGTAGTCGAAAAAATTGTGAGTGTACATATAAGGTGCAGGGATCTCCTAATAATGTGAGGTCTTTTGGGAAAAACCGTACGGGTTTGATTCAAAGCGGACAATGTCACACAATGTTAATAGTATCATTAAACTAGTTTAGCCCAATAAGTGTGATATAAATAGTATTAAGTTAGATCCCCCGCAGTTTCGGCAAATTTCAAAATTGGGAAGTCAACTGTTTTGAGGTTCATGGAACTTGGAAGTATCGGTAACAGTTCACTGTTAGACTTTTTGCTCCTCCAAGTTCGCATTTGATCATTCAATATCGTAGTTCTGACTAATAATTCATTTAGACTTGTTCTAATTTGTATTCATCTTCTGAAAGTTGGAGTTTTATTAATGCAACTATCTCAAAATTAACTTGCCAGACGAACAATCATATGTCTGCCTTTGACTGATAATTAAAAGAAATATATTTACCTGATTTTTCAATCTCTAATTTGATCGTTCCTCTTACTGGCGTTACCGATCTTCTCAAGTTGGACGTCACTTCAATAAGATTTCACATACATATTTTTACTCTTTAATTGAGTCAACTAACTGTAAGTATAATTAAGCTATAGACTTTGAACTCATATGAAGATTTTTCCTCTAACGCCTCTTTACACCTTTTACGATAGACCCTTAAACGGATTCTGAATTCATTATCTAGATCATCTACATTAGAGATTAATGAAATAGGGATCGGAAAATCCATATTTAAATACTTTTGAGGTTAGGGATGGTTGCTAACTTGCTATGACGAGCAGTCTTCTTTGCATTAAGTCTAAAATTTCCTCCCTTCTATCCATCAAATCGTCATAGGGGTCGTTTGTTTCACATGCTGGTTATGCAGGACCAGAGGCAAAGACATGATTTGAAATTTATGAGTTCAAAATTTTAGTTCTTTAAAGTTACCGGATTCTAAATTAGTAATTCGCACCTATTCATTGAATTTCATAAGATAAATCTGAATTAAAACTACTGGTTCGGCCGAACCCGAAAAAGCGAAGGGCTAGCTCTGCCTCTATGCAAGACTATCATGTAGGACTGTTTATGCGGTGATAAATAAAGAATAGTTATGCAGTAGTTAATAGTATAGGGATTGTTATATGGGGATTAATAATGAGGAGATTGTTACGTGAAGCAATGGCGGATGCATGCACACCCATTATCTTCGGCAAAAACTTAGGTATATAGCATAAATTTCCCTGATTAGTATTCTCGCTTGACAAAATCATTAATTATATGAATATAATTTAATTCTTACATGAACATgtatttaaacaactttaaacttattttttttaatctttatttAGTTATCCTATTAAAATTTGAGCATCCCGCTCTTCAATTTACTTTACGGCGGCATCAATGCAAGGATTAGATTTTTTCTTCAAGTGATCAATGCTTGTTTCTAAATATTCATTGATTGTTTTTCCACCCATCTATTCCTTCCTACATTATGAGATGGAGCTTTGATATTAAATCGATCCaatgattttttttgtttgggggggggggggggggggggatctcTCATGATGACTGATGCTGATCATATTATTGTACCAAGTACTAACAAAGGCACTAATGTTTGACCCAATAAAAAGAACAAAACCCgcgaaaatcaaacaaacattgtCATAGATAAACATAGAAACCGTAaaggaaatgaacaaacttgatcatcaacgatcagaaatacaaaagttaaaaaatagtattcgaaaacaaaataacataacaacaaagcattttgttttttttggaattaaaaCAGAAACGCGGATGCATTTTGATGATCACGATACAGTTAATTAGATGTAACTGTATCTTCTTGGTGTCCTGAATATGTCCAGAGCAGCCTCTCTTCCTCGTGCCTCAATCTGAGCACGAAGTTGAGCTGCAAGAATCTGCTCATGAGCTTCATTTACTGAATTTATCGTTTCCACtgttggatttggatttggatttggatgtgGACTTGGACTTGGACGTTGCTGTCTGGGAAAAACACCAACTTCAGGACTAATTGCACATTGCAAGTGCGATGCAAAATCACAACCAGCGCAATAGTACAACCAACTTTCCCTGTTCATTATGACATTGCAGATATCACAAACATATACGGTATTCTTATCTTGGTAAGGAGAACCGAAGAGGAGCCCCAATTGATGAGGATGTTTGTCAACAAGTAATGAGCTTGGACAAGAAGCACATTGCAAGTGAATATCAAATTCGCAACAAGCACAGCTAAAGCAAGATCCAATATTGCCAGCAGAGCCACAAGCATTGCAAGTATACGAACGACTCGAGTAAGTTGGAATTGGGAGAAGGGTCAAGGGGTGAGAAGGATGAGATGAATGATTGAGAAAACGAGGAGCGTTGGAGCAGTTTTCATGTAGGAAATACTGGCAGCTATTGCAGCCATAGAATGGCTTATTACTATTGCTTGGTTTCTCACAAGCATTGCAAGTGAGAGTTTCAACTTCAGCTGGATTGACAGGTTTCAAGACGTGGGGATGGCTGAAATGTTGTTTACTTTCATCTGTATTCTGATTCTGTCTTCCCATTGATTTTCCTTGTAATTTTGTTGAGTAAGTGAGTAACAATAACCTAAGGGATATGTTGGAGAGTTAGCAAGTTCAGTGATTACACTAATTTCGTATTTGTATTTATAGCGATCTACAACTACTATAATAATAGCAACTTGCCCACGTTTCTTTTTCCTTCAACGACTTTGCtttcatatattttttccttTACTAAGTCGTCTCTGCGACAACAATATAATTTGTCCAATTGCTATGCAAAAGTATATCTAAAACAGCGGTAGCATTTTGACTGACTTTGCTGTAATTAACCACTGGTTAATAAAATGCAGAGCATCGTATATAAATATTGAGTTAGACTAATTAAACATTGCCCCTTGTTTGTTTTCGAAGTCAATGCTTAATGTATTCACAACTGCttaatttcctttttcattttcttctggcTTTATAGGTAGTGGTGTGTGATATGAATAGTAAGTTAAATCCTCCGCAATTTCGGCAATTCCAAGTTGGCATTTGATCATTGTTGCtgggaaaagggccaaatatacccagTATATTGTCTATATTTAACCTCTGTTATATTATCCGGTAAAAATTTATCCCTATCGTTATACTATCCGACCAAATTTATCCCTGCCAtcaacaaacttttaaaaatttacCCTTTGATTTGTTAGgtaatccaaaatctcccaattttcttttatttaaatcacttgttgtttTCTTGCTCCAATATCTTCATAAATTACTATTGGTGTGAAAGCTAAAGGTACTAGATTATACAAATTATTCATGGATAATTTTAATTACCATTGCACCCACTTCTCTTCTTGTGATAATGGGTTTGAAATTGGTTTAaaagtttatttatttttcaaccaTATACATACCATAGAATTTAGTGGATCTTTTATTGTGTATTATATATAGCTGCTCATcatgtatgtacatgtatatttttttattgtcTAGTTAGTTTAAAGTTCAATTGACTAACTTTAGAGTGCACAATGCGTAGATATTTGATTAAAGCAAAATTGAATTCGACAATTTAAAGTCTCCAAGGAACTTCAACTAATATCACTAATATTTGTAAAGTCTACGTACCTTTGGTGCAACGTTCATTAAAGTTGGGGTGTTATAAATACTTTTGGAATTTAGACAAACTACCTAATTTAGATTCTACAATTACTATACTTTGTTTACTAACcgttatattattttaatatttcttttttttttcaattaagaaAGCATGTAAATGTCAACTATTTCGAAAATAGTGgatcaaaaagaagaataaatgacttaattaaaataatttgggAGATTCTGAGTCACCTAACGGATTGAGGGGTAACTTTTAAAGTTTGCTGATGGTaggcagtggcggagccaccttataTGAAGGGGTGTCAAATGACACACCTTCGCATGAAAAATACACTGTGTAGCTaggtaaaaaataaattatatgtaaatatactatgtattgactACATTTAATTTCCTggtatgtttacttttatatattttgacaccccttaacgaaaattctggctccgccattGATGGTAGAATAGTATAACGGTATGGATAAATTTAACCGAATAGTACAACGGAGGTT
It encodes the following:
- the LOC107783131 gene encoding protein VACUOLELESS GAMETOPHYTES-like; this encodes MGRRNWSRDSTSQGKQHFSHSHILKLVNPTEVETLTCNACEQPNNNNKPNFYGCSSCQYFLHENCFNAPRFLDHSSHSSHPLTLLASPTYSSRSYTCKACGSVGNGFCFSCACCEFDVHLQCASCPSSLLVDKHPHQLELLFGSPFEDKNIVYSCDVCNVIMKTDDWLYYCAGCDFMSHLTCTISPEVGVFPIQQPHPNPNPNQSPDPNTNSAVEMINAANEAHEQIIAAQIRARIEAQGRAAALSLWD
- the LOC107783133 gene encoding protein VACUOLELESS GAMETOPHYTES-like, with the translated sequence MGRQNQNTDESKQHFSHPHVLKPVNPAEVETLTCNACEKPSNSNKPFYGCNSCQYFLHENCSNAPRFLNHSSHPSHPLTLLPIPTYSSRSYTCNACGSAGNIGSCFSCACCEFDIHLQCASCPSSLLVDKHPHQLGLLFGSPYQDKNTVYVCDICNVIMNRESWLYYCAGCDFASHLQCAISPEVGVFPRQQRPSPSPHPNPNPNPTVETINSVNEAHEQILAAQLRAQIEARGREAALDIFRTPRRYSYI